The bacterium genome contains a region encoding:
- a CDS encoding glutathione S-transferase family protein gives MTEIHRIWGAEISPYSVKVRSYFRYKAIPHEWILRGPAEMEEFKKYAKLPLIPAVATPQEEGLQDSTPILETIEARNPEPSIHPSDPVSNFVSALLEEFGDEWGNKWMFHFRWAREADQNSTAARLAAVMAPGVEGEQLQGIIGGVKDRMVNRVWFVGSNEKTAPQIEQSFKDALALVETHLEGRLYLFGGRPAFGDFGLWGQIYNAWTDPTCKEIIEAGHPNVLAWIQRMLDPKSEGEFEPWSALEPTLMPLLQEQVAGLFLPWSEANRQALEAGEEEFTVELASGEWTQKPQKYHARSLAKLRERYAAVTNKAELDPVLDGSSCLRWLKA, from the coding sequence ATGACAGAAATCCATCGAATCTGGGGCGCGGAGATTTCGCCCTACTCGGTCAAGGTGCGTTCCTACTTTCGTTACAAGGCCATCCCTCACGAGTGGATCCTGCGCGGACCGGCAGAGATGGAGGAGTTCAAGAAGTACGCGAAGCTCCCCTTGATCCCCGCCGTGGCGACTCCGCAAGAGGAAGGCTTGCAGGATTCGACGCCGATCCTCGAGACGATCGAGGCGCGGAACCCGGAGCCTTCGATCCATCCGAGCGACCCGGTTTCCAATTTCGTTTCGGCGTTGCTGGAGGAATTCGGTGACGAATGGGGCAACAAGTGGATGTTCCATTTCCGCTGGGCTCGGGAGGCGGATCAGAACAGCACGGCCGCACGCCTGGCTGCGGTCATGGCACCCGGCGTCGAAGGTGAACAGCTTCAGGGGATCATCGGTGGCGTGAAGGACCGCATGGTGAACCGCGTCTGGTTCGTCGGCTCGAACGAGAAGACCGCGCCGCAGATCGAGCAATCCTTCAAGGACGCGCTTGCGTTGGTCGAGACGCATCTCGAGGGGCGCCTCTACTTGTTCGGTGGGCGTCCGGCTTTCGGCGATTTCGGGCTCTGGGGCCAGATCTACAACGCCTGGACCGACCCGACCTGCAAGGAGATCATCGAAGCAGGGCATCCGAACGTGTTGGCGTGGATTCAGCGCATGCTCGATCCGAAGAGCGAGGGAGAATTCGAGCCTTGGTCGGCCCTCGAGCCGACCCTCATGCCGCTCCTCCAGGAACAGGTGGCCGGGCTCTTCCTGCCCTGGTCCGAGGCGAACAGGCAAGCGCTGGAAGCGGGCGAGGAGGAATTCACTGTCGAGCTGGCTTCGGGCGAATGGACCCAGAAACCCCAGAAGTACCATGCACGTTCCCTTGCGAAGCTGAGAGAACGCTACGCCGCCGTGACCAACAAGGCCGAGCTTGATCCGGTGCTCGACGGAAGCAGCTGCCTCCGCTGGCTGAAGGCCTAG
- a CDS encoding respiratory nitrate reductase subunit beta: protein MVMDLNKCLGCQTCTVACKKLWNRDSGADYTYWNNVETLPGKGYPGRWQETGGRNADGSVKRGEIPSLEGDYGRAWKFNHADVVRSNSKEGSTWLRPDGDPKWGPNWDEDRGAGTYPEDNHYFYLPRICNHCTHPACLDACPRAAIEKRDADGIVLVDQDRCHGYRFCVEACPYKKVFFDPERQVANKCIFCMPRVEEGVAPACARQCPGRLRFVGYLDDEDGPIHKLVNAWKVALPLHPEYGLEPNVFYVPPMSPSAMDAKGRPTGEPRIPTATLEGLFGPRVHEALATVEAERAKRKRGEPSELMDLLIAYDWNESFQLGAGGSVWPREGSA, encoded by the coding sequence ATGGTGATGGATCTGAACAAATGCCTGGGCTGCCAGACGTGTACGGTCGCCTGCAAGAAGCTCTGGAATCGCGATTCTGGCGCCGACTACACGTACTGGAACAACGTCGAGACGCTGCCCGGAAAGGGCTACCCCGGCCGTTGGCAGGAGACTGGCGGCCGCAACGCAGATGGCTCGGTCAAACGAGGTGAGATCCCGAGCCTCGAAGGAGACTACGGTCGCGCCTGGAAGTTCAATCACGCGGATGTCGTCCGGTCGAACTCCAAGGAGGGAAGTACCTGGCTGCGGCCAGATGGCGATCCCAAATGGGGGCCGAATTGGGACGAGGATCGCGGAGCTGGAACCTACCCCGAGGACAATCACTACTTCTACCTTCCCCGGATCTGCAACCACTGCACCCACCCCGCCTGCCTGGATGCGTGCCCCCGCGCCGCCATCGAGAAACGCGACGCGGACGGGATTGTTCTGGTCGATCAGGATCGGTGCCACGGCTACCGCTTCTGTGTCGAGGCCTGCCCCTACAAGAAGGTCTTCTTCGATCCGGAACGGCAGGTCGCCAACAAGTGCATCTTCTGCATGCCACGCGTCGAGGAAGGCGTTGCGCCAGCCTGTGCGCGGCAATGCCCGGGCCGGCTGCGCTTCGTCGGTTACCTGGATGACGAAGACGGGCCCATCCACAAGCTGGTAAACGCATGGAAGGTTGCGCTGCCCCTGCACCCGGAATACGGGCTCGAGCCCAACGTCTTCTACGTCCCGCCTATGAGCCCGAGCGCCATGGACGCAAAGGGCCGGCCGACGGGTGAGCCTCGGATCCCGACGGCGACCCTCGAAGGCCTGTTCGGGCCCAGGGTGCACGAAGCATTGGCCACGGTCGAAGCGGAGCGCGCCAAGCGAAAGCGCGGCGAGCCGAGCGAGCTGATGGATCTGTTGATCGCCTACGACTGGAACGAGAGTTTCCAGCTCGGTGCCGGCGGGTCGGTCTGGCCCCGCGAAGGGAGCGCGTGA